The following proteins come from a genomic window of Gadus morhua chromosome 11, gadMor3.0, whole genome shotgun sequence:
- the ddc gene encoding aromatic-L-amino-acid decarboxylase, producing the protein MNKSITCGTGRARKTPANDFQTHRVALDRTASRRSDRKANCCFTCLTCNIVTMDAAEFRRRGKEMVDFVADYLENIEHRRVYPDVEPGYLRSMIPSEAPLEPESYEDVLKDVDRVIMPGITHWQSPHFHAYFPSASSYPALLADMLCGGLGCIGFTWAASPACTELETVMLDWLGKMLQLPEDFLAGTKGQGGGVIQGTASEATLMALLAARCKAVKCVHESDPQRSEADIISKLIAYTSEEAHSSVERAGLIGGVGIRMVATDEHFSVRAETLEKMVAEDKAAGFIPFFFCATLGTTPSCAFDKITELGPLCNAENIWMHIDAAYAGSSFICPEFRPLLDGVEFADSFNFNPHKWLLVNFDCSAMWVKKRTDLIGAFKLDPVYLKYDNQESGLVTDYRHWGIPLGRRFRSLKLWFVFRMYGQSGLQAYIRKHVELAKVFETMVKKDKRFEICAEVVLGLVCFRLKGSDELNEALLKEMTHLGRIHLVPCKLRGRFVLRFAVCGRTTELRHVQEAWTHITELSSELLLKHHS; encoded by the exons ATGAACAAGTCAATCacctgtggaacgggcagggctcgaaaaactccagccaatgatttccagacccaccgagtggcattggaca GGACAGCTTCCAGGCGCTCAGATCGTAAAGCCAACTGCTGTTTCACCTGCCTCACCTGCAATAT AGTAACCATGGACGCAGCAGAGTTCCGGCGCCGGGGAAAGGAGATGGTTGACTTTGTGGCGGACTACCTGGAGAACATTGAGCACAGGCGAGTGTACCCAGACGTGGAGCCCGGGTACCTGCGCTCCATGATCCCCTCCGAGGCCCCGCTGGAGCCTGAGAGCTACGAGGACGTGCTCAAGGACGTCGACAGGGTCATTATGCCCGGG ATAACCCACTGGCAAAGCCCACACTTCCATGCCTATTTCCCCAGTGCCTCTTCCTACCCGGCTTTGTTGGCGGACATGCTCTGTGGTGGCCTAGGGTGCATTGGATTCACATGG GCTGCTAGTCCTGCTTGTACTGAGCTGGAAACAGTGATGTTGGACTGGCTGGGCAAGATGCTCCAGCTTCCAGAAGACTTCCTGGCGGGAACAAAGGGTCAGGGGGGAGGAGTCATTCAG GGTACGGCTAGTGAAGCGACTCTGATGGCGTTGCTGGCTGCTCGCTGCAAAGCGGTGAAATGTGTCCACGAGTCCGATCCTCAACGATCGGAGGCTGACATCATCTCCAAACTGATCGCGTACACCTCAGAAGAA GCCCACTCTTCAGTGGAGCGAGCCGGCCTGATTGGCGGAGTGGGGATAAGGATGGTGGCCACCGATGAGCACTTCTCTGTCAGAGCAGAGACCCTCGAGAAGATGGTGGCTGAGGACAAGGCCGCTGGATTCATACCCTTCTTT TTCTGCGCAACTCTTGGCACCACTCCCTCTTGTGCGTTTGATAAAATCACTGAGCTCGGGCCTCTAT GTAACGCAGAGAACATCTGGATGCACATTGATGCGGCGTATGCTGGAAGTTCATTTATATGTCCAGAATTCAGGCCTTTGTTGGATGGTGTCGAA TTTGCAGATTCATTCAACTTCAACCCCCATAAATGGCTTTTAGTCAACTTTGACTGTTCTGCGATGTG GGTCAAGAAGCGAACCGACCTGATAGGGGCGTTCAAACTGGACCCAGTCTACCTCAAGTACGACAACCAGGAGTCAG GTCTGGTTACAGATTATAGG CATTGGGGCATTCCACTTGGCCGGAGGTTCCGCTCACTGAAGTTATGGTTTGTGTTCCGCATGTACGGGCAGAGCGGCCTGCAGGCCTACATCCGTAAG CATGTGGAACTGGCCAAAGTGTTCGAGACTATGGTAAAAAAGGATAAAAGGTTTGAGATCTGTGCGGAAGTCGTCTTGGGACTCGTCTGTTTCAGGCTGAAG GGTTCGGATGAGCTCAACGAGGCCCTGCTGAAGGAGATGACCCATCTGGGGCGGATCCACCTGGTTCCCTGTAAGCTGCGCGGGCGTTTCGTCCTGCGCTTCGCCGTCTGCGGGCGGACCACCGAGCTGCGCCACGTCCAGGAGGCGTGGACGCACATCACGGAGCTGTCCAGCGAGCTCCTGCTGAAGCACCattcataa